A genomic window from Cyprinus carpio isolate SPL01 chromosome B9, ASM1834038v1, whole genome shotgun sequence includes:
- the LOC109095683 gene encoding LOW QUALITY PROTEIN: collagen alpha-1(XVIII) chain-like (The sequence of the model RefSeq protein was modified relative to this genomic sequence to represent the inferred CDS: inserted 1 base in 1 codon): protein MYDLLGLQYLIWKLVASQGLRAGRWVVQSAQEGFRTQRIPGELFVRRGCPLAPSPSSVRLPDHSHQLLLHRREGSANSKAGNSSTFQPVSHVAVSRDKFYKLKWQEGVSRFWSGSSAACSLLCHRLRRRGEKESGVSLLQLVGDPPPDGVSKVFDDANNPSYVFDQSSNVGQSAAAHLPNPFFRDFSLIFNIKPTSSKPGVIFSITDPTQNIMYVGVKLSAVEKGKQYIIFYYTEPDSQSSYEAARFSVPSMVNTWTRFSISVLNERVSLYFNCDSDPQVIRFERSPDDMDLDAGAGVFVGHASGADPDKFLGVIGDMRVLKDPGAAERHCEEDEDDFDANLQGSGDYGASGDGEGQPSVQPTPPSSRPIQQPPVTSRPLDEKQQTGAKGDRGEKGAKGDRGLVGPKGDAGSGSVSSGGEILVKGDAGEKGMKGNPGFGYPGSKGDRGPPGPPGPPGPPGPSAAVEERGDGSVVQRVAGPRGPPGPQGPPGPAGAEGEPGDPGEDGKAGQVGPPGFPGTPGSSGLKGEKGERGEIQPGPRGPPGPPGPPGPPSRSDRPTFVDMEGSGFDLDSVRAMPGLPGLPGPPGPPGPPGPSGTGSSGSGGIGPPGPPGQNGAPGQPGLPGPSGADGKPGSPGPKGEKGDAGELGLPGPVGEKGAIGSPGSPGLPGEGGLAGLPGPMGPVGPPGPPGPSYHVGFDDMEGSGVHFSSVPGVRGPMGVQGPPGDPGPQGKPGLQGFPGEKGSEGPQGKDGQPGLDGFPGPQGPRGDKGDRGDRGEPGRDGNGLPGPPGPPGPPGQITYRYSEIYDETGGPGPQGGAGLPGQAGFPGPSGPKGDRGEPGSPGYGIKGEKGEPGLILGPDGNPLYPGGLTGQKGERGLPGPVGPPGPAGPSGLKGEFGMPGRPGRPGVNGYKGEKGESGSGSGYGYPGPPGPPGPPGPPGPAVPLDRFGRYEDHSRHYPAMKGDKGDQGAPGVPGSPGFSSNFDIYALKNEMKGERGELGLKGEKGEPGGGFYDPRFGAVQGPPGNPGLPGPKGDSIRGPPGPQGPPGTPGVGYDXRPGNPGPPGPPGPPGSPSLPGAYRPQLSIPGPPGPPGPPGIPGTESGVAFLRSYDIMMATARRQTEGALIYILDRSDLYLRVRDGVRQVMLGDYKPFYGEVDNEVAAVQPPPVVHYSQDHTANNGAEQISPQHPPIEFPRREPENRNPNPPDSRYPDPRYPPYTDSRYTDPVQPERNPIVPARRPSPPVNQPEGHVHTSGPGLHLIALNSPQVGNMRGIRGADFLCFQQARAVGLKGTFRAFLSSKLQDLYSIVRKSDRETLPIVNLKDQVLFRSWESLFSDSESRMKDNAPIYSFDGRDVLRDSAWPEKMIWHGSSGRGHRQTDNYCETWRAGDRAVTGLASSLQAGQLLQQTSSSCSSSYIVLCIENSYMTQSKK from the exons GAAAGTGGAGTGTCGCTGTTGCAGTTAGTTGGAGATCCTCCACCTGATGGCGTCTCCAAAGTATTTGACGATGCTAACAACCCCAGCTATGTGTTTGACCAAAGCTCCAATGTGGGTCAGTCAGCTGCGGCCCATCTGCCTAACCCTTTCTTCCGTGACTTCTCCCTCATCTTCAACATAAAACCAACGTCCTCCAAGCCTGGAGTCATCTTCTCCATCACTGACCCAACTCAGAACATCATGTATGTTGGTGTGAAGCTGTCAGCGGTGGAGAAGGGCAAGCAGTATATCATCTTCTACTACACCGAGCCTGACTCGCAGAGCTCATACGAGGCGGCCAGATTCTCTGTGCCATCCATGGTGAACACTTGGACCCGGTTTTccatcagtgttttgaatgagcGTGTTTCCCTCTACTTCAACTGTGACTCAGATCCTCAGGTCATCCGTTTTGAGCGGTCTCCAGATGATATGGACCTGGATGCCGGGGCGGGAGTGTTTGTTGGTCATGCCAGTGGAGCAGACCCTGATAAGTTTTTG GGTGTTATTGGCGATATGAGGGTGTTGAAAGACCCTGGGGCAGCTGAACGACACTGTGAAGAAGATGAGGATGACTTTGATGCG AATCTACAGGGATCAGGTGATTACGGAGCAAGTGGAGATGGAGAGGGACAACCATCGGTCCAG CCGACCCCTCCCTCCTCTCGGCCGATCCAGCAGCCGCCGGTGACCAGCAGACCGCTTGATGAGAAGCAGCAGACAG GTGCAAaaggagacagaggagagaagggTGCCAAAGGTGACAGGGGTCTTGTGGGGCCGAAGGGCGATGCAGGATCTGGATCTGTGTCTAGTGGTGGTGAAATATTAGTGAAG GGTGACGCAGGAGAGAAAGGAATGAAG GGCAATCCTGGTTTTGGTTATCCTGGATCAAAGGGTGACCGTGGCCCTCCTGGGCCTCCAGGGCCTCCCGGTCCCCCAGGGCCCAGTGCAGCGGTAGAAGAGAGGGGAGATGGGTCAGTTGTGCAGAGGGTGGCCGGACCAAGAGGACCACCTGGACCACAAGGACCCCCTGGCCCTGCTGGAGCTGAAGGGGAGCCG GGTGACCCTGGTGAAGATGGAAAAGCT GGTCAGGTTGGACCTCCTGGGTTTCCTGGAACTCCTGGGAGTTCTGGACTCAAAGGAGAGAAA ggaGAACGAGGTGAAATTCAGCCAGGACCTCGTGGGCCTCCAGGGCCTCCTGGCCCACCGGGACCCCCATCTCGCTCTGATAGGCCT acaTTTGTGGACATGGAGGGTTCTGGATTTGATCTGGACAGCGTGCGG GCAATGCCTGGTTTGCCTGGCCTGCCTGGTCCTCCTGGTCCTCCTGGTCCCCCCGGTCCCTCTGGCACTGGGTCTTCAGGCTCTGGTGGTATTGGACCTCCTGGTCCTCCTGGGCAAAATGGAGCTCCAGGTCAACCG gGACTTCCAGGTCCATCAGGTGCAGATGGAAAACCAGGCTCACCTGGCCCAAAAGGAGAAAAG GGTGATGCGGGTGAGCTGGGCCTACCTGGACCTGTGGGAGAGAAG GGTGCCATAGGTTCTCCTGGTTCCCCTGGCCTTCCTGGAGAGGGTGGACTTGCAGGACTTCCAGGACCAATGGGACCTGTTGGACCTCCTGGTCCTCCTGGCCCAAGCTATCATGTTGGTTTT GATGATATGGAGGGTTCTGGTGTTCACTTCAGTTCAGTCCCTGGAGTAAGAGGACCAATGGGAGTCcag GGACCTCCtggtgacccaggaccacaa GGTAAGCCTGGCTTACAAGGATTTCCTGGTGAGAAAGGCAGTGAGGGACCTCAGGGAAAAGATGGCCAGCCTGGTTTGGATGGCTTCCCTGGACCACAG GGACCAAGGGGTGACAAGGGAGACCGAGGTGATAGG GGTGAACCTGGTCGAGATGGAAATGGACTTCCAGGTCCACCTGGCCCCCCTGGACCACCCGGACAAATTACTTATCGTTATTCTGAAATT tATGATGAAACTGGAGGACCAGGGCCTCAG GGTGGGGCTGGTCTTCCTGGTCAAGCAGGATTCCCA GGCCCATCGGGACCAAAGGGTGACAGAGGAGAACCTGGTTCACCAGGCTATGGCATTAAG GGGGAGAAAGGAGAACCCGGACTAATTCTTGGACCTGATGGAAACCCACTTTACCCTGGTGGACTGACAGGCCAAaag gGTGAGAGAGGGCTTCCTGGACCAGTCGGACCTCct GGTCCAGCTGGCCCTTCTGGTTTGAAAGGTGAATTTGGAATGCCAGGCAGACCC GGCCGTCCAGGTGTGAATGGTTACAAAGGAGAGAAGGGAGAATCAGGGTCTGGCTCTGGATATGGCTACC CAGGTCCTCCTGGTCCCCCAGGACCCCCTGGTCCCCCTGGACCTGCTGTGCCCTTGGACAGATTCGGT AGATATGAAGATCATTCGAGGCACTATCCAG ctaTGAAAGGAGATAAAGGAGACCAGGGAGCTCCTGGTGTTCCAGGATCACCAG GTTTTTCCTCTAACTTTGATATATATGCCCTAAAG AATGAGATGAAGGGGGAGCGTGGTGAGCTCGGTCTTAAAGGAGAGAAAGGAGAGCCAGGAGGTGGATTTTATGACCCTCGTTTTGGAGCTGTACAAGGACCACCAGGAAACCCTGGACTTCCT GGACCTAAAGGAGACTCAATCAGAGGTCCCCCTGGACCGCAGGGCCCACCAGGAACTCCTGGAGTTGGTTATG GTCGTCCAGGAAACCCAGGACCTCCTGGACCCCCTGGTCCTCCAGGGTCACCATCATTGCCAGGAGCCTACAGACCAC aactCAGTATTCCCGGACCTCCAGGTCCCCCCGGCCCACCAGGAATTCCTGGCACTGAATCTGGG GTGGCTTTCCTGAGGTCTTATGATATAATGATGGCTACGGCACGCAGACAGACTGAAGGTGCTTTGATTTACATTTTGGACAGAAGCGATCTCTACCTCAGAGTTCGGGACGGTGTCAGACAAGTGATG CTTGGAGATTATAAACCCTTCTATGGAGAGGTG GACAATGAAGTGGCAGCGGTCCAGCCACCCCCTGTTGTTCACTATTCCCAAGACCACACAGCTAACAATGGAGCAGAGCAGATTTCTCCACAGCACCCGCCTATTGAGTTTCCAAGGAGGGAGCCAGAGAATAGAAACCCCAATCCACCTGACTCCCGTTACCCAGATCCACGGTACCCACCCTACACCGATAGCAGGTACACTGATCCTGTACAACCAGAGAGGAACCCCATCGTTCCAGCCCGCCGTCCCAGCCCCCCTGTCAATCAACCAGAAGGCCACGTCCACACTTCCGGACCAGGG TTGCATCTTATTGCCCTGAATTCTCCACAAGTGGGCAACATGAGAGGCATTCGTGGGGCAGACTTCCTGTGCTTCCAGCAGGCTCGCGCCGTGGGCCTGAAGGGAACGTTCAGAGCCTTCCTGTCTTCCAAACTGCAGGATCTCTACAGTATCGTTCGCAAATCTGACAGAGAGACATTACCGATTGTTAACCTGAAG GATCAAGTCCTTTTCAGAAGCTGGGAGTCTCTCTTTAGTGACTCAGAGAGCAGGATGAAGGACAATGCTCCTATCTACTCATTTGATGGCAGAGATGTCCTGCGGGACAGTGCCTG GCCAGAGAAGATGATCTGGCATGGGTCCAGTGGCAGGGGTCACAGGCAGACGGATAACTACTGTGAGACGTGGAGGGCCGGAGACCGTGCGGTGACAGGCTTGGCCTCATCTCTGCAGGCTGGCCAGCTCCTCCAGCAGACCTCCAGCAGCTGCTCCAGTTCCTACATCGTGCTGTGCATCGAGAACAGCTACATGACACAATCCAAGAAATAA